tgcgAAGTGATTCGTTTGGAATCCTAGATAGTAGtgatgcaaatatgaataaactgtTATCCTGTTTCGAATATTTTCGTTGAATTCAGGCAACATTCAACCTGACCACCCCTCCTCGTCCGAAAAAGGGTATCTGTACCCCTATGTGTCCACCCACGACTTCACAGAATCAATTTGGTACGTTCTGACTGAAATATTAATTGAGTTGATAATAAGTTCATAGATTACGTCAGTTGGGTTATCGATTTGGCAACTACGCTGTAGAACTGAATATAGGGTAGGGGTTTTGGTGTATGATTTAGTTTCACTTTATTGTTGGAAGGTAATATTTCAACAGTGTTTACTAGAAGTGGGTAAGCCCGTTACATGGACGGGGTCGACTTTTCTCTaccggaccggcctcggtggcgtcgtggcaggccatcggtctacaggctggtaggtactgggttcggatcccagtcgaggcatgggatttttaatctagataccgactccaaaccctgagtgagtgctccgcaaggctcagtgggtaggtgtaaaccacttgcaccgaccagtgatccataactggttcaataaaggccatggtttgtgctatcctgcctgtgggaagcgcaaataaaagatcccttgctgctaatcggaagagtagcccatgtagtggcgacagcgggtttcctcttagaatctgtgtggtccttaaccatatgtctgacgccatataaccataaataaaatgtgttgagtgcgtcgttaaataaaacatttcttcttcttcttctctctacCGGTTGTCGGACGAACAAGTGTATGGGATGAACTTGCCGGGGGCGAAATGAGTTTTCCCCTGGAACCTTTGAGGATATCCTGATTTCCACATATATGCACATGTTATTTGTGGGATACAATGGCACAGACATTAGAAAAACTATCAAAACCTGTTACCTTCCTGAAACTCTGGTTCATACATACACAGCTAATCCACCTCAAGAAGTAATAAttgaacaatatatttttaaacctaACGAATACAAAGTATCGGCAGGATCTAAATTGTGATAAAAATTCCGTAGCCATGGGGATTGGTCTTTACTCTCTCGTATGGTACGACTATGGTAGGAGGTCGATGGAAGGGAAAACGCACATTGCAAGAACAGAATTTACAAGATGTCTTTGTAGGTCctaaattttattaatgtttttcagtCTGTCTGGTGTCCATCCGGTACAACGTGTCGACTCATGCAGAAGCTCTGCACATGGCGTCAGTGTCCTGTCATATATCCAGTATGCGGTAAGAAATTACTTTTACCGTTTATaccttttgtttgttgttttattccaCGTCAGAGCTGTAACCTTTTATAACACACCTGTGGCGTTAcatgagtgagagagagagagagagagagagagagagagagagagagagagagagagagagagagagagatggagagagaaataaagtTAGAGAGTctcagagaaacagagagagatgaaaggaatatttgttttccgAAGGCTACAAACATTACCTGCTGTCGACCCTTAAAGGGGATCTATCAGTTACATTACAGCGGATTCTCGTGTAAAGtacttattatttttgtttatttgatgtTGTTTTGGGAGAAGgaggtttctttttctttttagatGCAAAATTTTTAATTTCGATTACATAAACATATAATGTACAATGAAATACTTTCATATACTAGTTGAACAAATGGAAAAAGAACCCTTTAGATGATGGGTGGCATGTTAAACGTGTGCAGTCACAATGTTACGCATAATTTTTTGAGGCcataaaaaccccccaaaaaacaaatatacccctcaccccccaaccccacaccAAATATGGCGCCTACGTTATAAGAGAGGAAAACTGAAAGCCAGCACAAATTCAGCTATTAtagttttctttattatatacttTCTATATTTAGCCAAGAAACTTGGAGAAACCACCGTTTACGCTCACCGAGTTAACGTATGGAATGGatcatttgtatttatttatcacaaatagatGGCACTTGCAActattatataatgtaatgtaactgatacatacatacatacatacatatataataaggAACCAGCGTTAAGCATCGCCAAGCACACTATTTTCCTTTCTTCCATTTACGGATATCCCTGACAAATGTCATATTACTGACATGTGTTCTATGTTTCAGGTCTGTCTAGTGTGAGGATCAAGACGTGTGGTCCTGGGTCCGGACCCGTGCTCGACAGTAATGGGATAGAAATGTTCTGTGGTCGAGGTTCAACTCGCTACGCGTGTCCAGGGAACACCCGGTGTAAGACTGATCCTTCTGGAAGGTTCGCCGTCTGCTGCTGGGCAGGTAAGCACCAGTCGTACACGTGGTTCCACAGgtatgactataccaaataaaatcccataggcgaccaagttaacgtttgtgtttaaaaacactatatgcaatatatcaaacaaattatgacccataaataccagtactacaacccctacctcaaagtattaactgaagaaaatggtacctttaatagctcattttcggtataaccagatatttttacaacacccctagtttcgcacaaaatatgagtaattttgtttacaggtaccACATACaggttccaagcacaaggctacttgacaccgtgatgaaataaaattgcatacatttttagctcAGGTGAAACTATTtggttttttacaaccaacacactcacacttaTAACCAAGCACAGGACTtatggtgttaacttctctatcaaaagttcagtgcacctcgaactttgacccagccggaaattatttggtttagtgctacccaCACACTCGTTTAAGTATTagatttcattattcattaattttttaaatgtatttatgatCAGTAAATAGAAGCCATGACTGCATTTTCAACGTACATAATTATTAACAGAAAATATCCGTATTAATTGAAAATATCCATTAAAAAACTACATATTGTCGATTTAGAAAGAAGATATCGGTATTAATAGAAAATATCAATGCCGAACACATAACAGAAGTAACACATTAAAATCCCGcgttttccttctttctcagaAAGGAAGGCTGTCACTAAACCAGGAGGTTGTCCGAAACCGAGGCCAGGCTTTGATTTCTGCTGGGCACGATGTTCAAACGACGGCGACTGCCCAGGACCACTTAAGTGTTGTGGTCGTTGTGTCCGTGAGTGCACAACCCCAGTGTTCAAACAAAAAGGAGGAACATGTCCTATAACAAGGTCATTTGGCAGTAAATGCATAGACTACTGTCAGCACGACTACAATTGTCCAGGAAACCAAAAGTGTTGTGGGAGGTGTCCCCGTGTCTGTAAGCTCCCTATGTCGAACTCAAAGCCAGGGAAGTGCGATTATGCAATTATTGAATTCTGCAGCAACCTTAACCCCAATGGTTGGTGCACCACGGATTCTCAGTGCAGGGGAAATCAGAAGTGTTGCCCAACGAATTGCGGTGGACGTTGTTCCGACCCCTTCATTAAATGGTGATATCAGCAAAGGCTACCTGCCAATTCAAATTAGACTAACTTTAACCTTTACCGTATTAGATGTTGCTTGATTCTTCTTTTATAGTGGATTGGGTGGGGATGGGAAGTGAGGTGAGTGCGTTAGATATTTTAACTAACTGAAGGGTAGTTCTATATTTTGTTAAAGCATACAGTCGATTATAATAAAGATTCAGACAGCAccatgttgttgtttgtggttGTGGTGGGTGAGTTTTCAACGTAAATCGGCTgcttatttgttttgtatgatATATGTAAGAATTTCAGTATCTTTGAAACATTTTCGTCTCTAACACAagttaattaatgtatatttatgccaataataataataataataataataataatatgcatttattacCATAAGATGGCTTGTTTGCAAATATCCACTTTGCTTTTTTCATGAATGCGTGGTTATTCATTGAAAACCGCTGCATTGAACAAAAGacaccattttgttttctgtaaaaGTCTGTTTAGCATACATAAGTCTTCCCAGACGCACGAGCTGTTCGCCCCGTGTATCTGTTTCCCGCGGACAGCCGACCGTGGCCGGGTCTAATCCTGGAACATGTGGTAGAACCAGTGGTATATCCTGGGCATCATGCACATCTTGCCGCACCGCCCGGCCTTGCAGCACTTCCTCACCCCGAAACAGTCGCTGTCTCGCTTACAGGGCCGTCCACACCGCCGCCGGGACCGCCCCAAGCTGGGGTAGATGGGACACTGCCCTTTTTTGACGCTCGCAACGTTAGTGCATTTGCGAGGGCAGCTACCACAGCACCGTTGAGAGGGTCCGCACTCGTGGTCCCCCCGACAACGCACGACGCACGGGCCGAACACGCCTCGTTTGGGCGGCGGACACTTCTCTAGTGGGGTTTCACGTTCTGCAGAAAGAAAAACATTGATTACTAATTATCACGCAGTACATACATCCACACAGCATGGAATACATCCACACAGTATCAACGAATCCATCTATCTAACTATCCGTCTGTTCGACTGACCATGTATCTATCAACCCTTCCGCCGCCCGCCCGCCCGCCCgcccgtccatccgtccgtccatccatccatccatccgtccatccatccgtccatctattcacccatccactcatccttattttaataatattggtACCATCAGAAATAACAGATTTTCTTTCGAACTCAATAACGGACACtcattgatgttttgttttacaactcatGAACACACGATTACTAATGATCACGAACACACGATTACTAATGATCACGAACACACGATTACTAAGGACCAGTTATCTTTAAACTTGCTGATACACGGACACTCATGATGGATTCTCTTTAAACTTACTGACACACGGACACTCATGATGGATTATTTTTAAACTTACTGACACACGGACACTCATGATGGATTCTCTTTAAACTTACTGACACACGGACAGTCATGATGGATTATCTTTAAACTTGCTAATACACGGACACTCATGATGGATTCTCTTTAAACTTACTGACACACGGACACTCATGATGGATTATCTTTAAACTTGCTGATACACGGACACTCATGATGGATTTTCTTTAAACTTGCTGATACACGGACACTCATGATGGATTCTCTTTAAACTTACTGACACACGGACACTCAAGATGGATTTTCTTTAAACTTACTGACACACGGACACTCATGATGGATTTTCTTTAAACTTACTGATACACGGACACTCATAATGGATTTTCTTAGACTTTATTGACACACATGGAtacatgaaatattatttttgaacgtacacacacacacacacacacacacacacacacacacgcacgcacgcaaggACACGTGATATTATTTTTGAACTTCCTGACACACGGGCACTTGAAAGATTAACGTTGATGTCACTGACACACGaaacatgaaaattaatattatccTTGAACGTAAACACACGCGCACAAGGACACGTCATATTATCCTTGAACGTACTGACACACACGGGCATATAAAAATTATCGTTGAACTTACTGACATGAAcacttgaaatattatttttgaacttACTGATACACACAACACATGAAATTTATATTTGATTTACTGCCATTCACGAGCACATGAACTATTATTTTTGAACTTATTGACACATGGACACACATGAAAGATTATTTTTGAACTTACTGACACACACTGGCCTGGCGTCTGGACACGGCGCTCGAATACACTTGGGCTGGATCACCTTGCACACGTAGCCAGGTCTACATCGGTAATTCTGAAACGATATCGTGCCACTGCCGAAATCACATTGTCAGAAGTTACAACGAGAATAATACTTCCACCCAACATCTCCGAATATACACCCGAAAACAAATAACCTCCGATAACTAATAATGTGTGAAATACATTTAAGTGAATGAACTTCATTAGTTAACAAGATACAGGTTTGTTTACTTTGACAACGCCAATCTAATGGACAATATGGCTTACATATTTCAGAATCATCTGTGCTGGacaggtaacattttgttttaaatgtgaatGGTCTACTGAGATTAACAACGGCCATTGTAGACAGACTACTcagccgttcgagagctagaacaacatttggacggttatgaccGCTCTCCgccgtcagagataactgtatagctgtCTGGTTTCttcgtgttgtgtgtgtattagtggttactatgtgaaatatttgttatcggcgaacttgaaaattatcaatgtaaaggtatttagcgTCATACATAGGATTAGTGTTGTATTAGAGatggaatctttgcctaccgtgtGGTAGGCAGCTATTCCGTTTTTTCTCTAAAGAGAtatctctggctgagagagcttcatcataaccgtccaagtcacgatgtccgtctagctctcgaacggcagagtactcctGGTGGAAACTCGTGGTGAAAATGAATGATATTCGATGCAGTGAGAGTTACACGCCCATCAACGGTACTAAACGTAAGCTTTCTAATAGTAATACCCATCCCTCATTTGACCCTCCACCCCAATACTTGCGCTtgcaaatacaatatattaatatgacaATAATAGTCACAAGAGccatttgttataaaatatgtatgtacatcGATTAAAAAGAAATAGTAGCTATAAACGTACATCCTTTAACTAATATTATGTTTGATAAGCGTATCTTTAACTAATATTCTGTTTGATAAACGTATCTTTAACTAATATTCTGTTTGATAAACGTATCTTTAACTAATATTCTATTTGATAAACGTACAGTCTTTGACTAATATTGTTTGATAAACGTACAATCTTTGACAAATATTCTGTTTGATAAACGTAGTCGTTGACCAATATTCTGTTTGATCAACGTACAGTGGTTAACTAGTGTTCAGTTTTGTAATCTTACCCAGCACAGATGTCGTCGTGGCGGGGACCTGGCCTGCACGGCTAACACCAGCACCACACAGGTAGTCTGCAACAAATCAGAGTCATTTCCTTAAACAGGAATTGCAAAGTGTGATTGCGTACTtacatttacaaaattattggacACAAGTTATCAAGTGAATCTTCTCataactaataatatatattctaaTTTCTATCAGCGATTGCAATTGAAAAAACCTttacttaaaataaatacagttaAAGGAACAGTTTAAAAAACAGGAGAATGAAAGAAGGGaacaaaccattttttttagcttttttcAGGGCAACAttagatgttttaaaaaacatccgGGTAGTTTTTACATCTTCGGCTGTTTCTTAAAAGGTGCACTGTCAAAGTTGCAGAAACCTTTTCTCGCTATTTTGTGCACgaatttgtgataaataaccaTACATTAATTGATCCCATATTTAACTCTGTGCAAACAGTGATTTTCTTGACAATCCTTGACGAACAAAAGTACATATTCATCTCGTATCCATTGAAATAGCAgccatgtttttgtttatatggAGATGCGATTTAAATTCAAACTGTCACATCACGTGTTAACCTGTCAGTCACTCTTCTTGGAGTTTGCAATcgtatacatttataaaatattagtaataaaagaAGTATATACTAAATTATTCGGTATGTAATTCCAGGAGTAATCGTTACATTTCCCAATAAAATGAATAGTTTTGGTCATTATTCACCTTTGAGATTAGGCCTACCCCTTTAACAATGGCAGACGACATCTCATCCAcacttttgttttgtatattattagaagaattaataataataataacagtagcaCTAACAATACAGGTAGTAGTCAAAAACCATTACTACTAgtagtgataataataatagtatttgtaGCAGTAGCCGCAtcataaatgaaatgataaatgCATTGCGTAATACTGATATTTTCTACGGATACCAAAGAGACGTTAAAATGCTTATACTAAAAgttaaaataagtttttaaaattaaaatatagaaaaataaataaataaataaataataaaatcttacTAGGAGCAGGAGGTATTCGGAGCACCTGGATTTGGACATGTTTAGATCGTTCTCTCGGCGTGGATTCTCAATTTATAGGCTCTACGTACCCCGATAGAGTGAGTAGTCATACAGCGCGGTACATGTTAGTTGTCTATAGAAAACAGAAGACTGTGTATCGCGTCTGTCATAAAGAGACAGAAGCAGACAGGTATGTGCACAAACATCACGAGAGGCAATGTGCGCATGCCTGACGGCGACATCAACCATCACAACGTCCCTCCAGGACGAAACGGCTCTGACATGGATGTAAGTTACAGCGCTCATCAATCACCAAAACATACAGTTTCGCGAACAAGTATTGTTAAAACTCACATGACCTTAagatcttaataataaaaacaaagaagacaACATGTCTTTTTATGACTATGACGCATTGCGCAATTCTCTGATAATTTAAAAGCACgcaagaatttttaaaaaggaagtgaaagaaatatgtttactgacacctcagcacagtTATAAACTTCggttattgatatatatatatatatatatatatatatatatatatatatatatatatatatatatatatatatattggtcaTGATCCACGAACAGATCCACCGAGAGGGTTTGATCCTATCACCCGTCGCACGACGTTCTACCACGGAGTTATATCCCGCTACGAATAtgtgataaataataaattatacttGGTTAGAATTCGAGCAATATCAACACTCGACATACACGTGCCGGTATATTGAATTAttatgaaacaaataatttgtttaatcttcaaaaataataatcagcTAAAGACATATttcacaccaaaaaaacccccaaagtTATCTTTGGTACATACATTCTAGGTTTTGTTGGTGTCGGCCTGGGAAGTAGAACATCCTATTTTGGTTAGTACTGGTGTAAGCCGAATAATAAATGTCCAGGGAAGTATAAGTGTATAAGTGATTTAGTGTTCTTCATTGCTCTATGAGacgtgttttctttaacaacgaAATAAggaagtgttttgttttatgttgtttcgCTTGTAACCTCTTGGACTGGCAGCAAACTGAGATCTCTATCCTGCCTCTATCCTTAAACATACAAcactttgacacccaatagccgatgcatttttcgtgctggggtgtcgttaaacattcattcattcattcattcattctatcctTAAACATGTACAGAAGTGTTTACAGAACTTATAGGCACCTCACAGTTACACAACCACAGTCAATCATTTTAAAACTCTTCAAAC
This DNA window, taken from Gigantopelta aegis isolate Gae_Host chromosome 4, Gae_host_genome, whole genome shotgun sequence, encodes the following:
- the LOC121371809 gene encoding perlwapin-like isoform X1, giving the protein MSHADPCSSVWCPSGTTCRLMQKLCTWRQCPVIYPVCGLSSVRIKTCGPGSGPVLDSNGIEMFCGRGSTRYACPGNTRCKTDPSGRFAVCCWAERKAVTKPGGCPKPRPGFDFCWARCSNDGDCPGPLKCCGRCVRECTTPVFKQKGGTCPITRSFGSKCIDYCQHDYNCPGNQKCCGRCPRVCKLPMSNSKPGKCDYAIIEFCSNLNPNGWCTTDSQCRGNQKCCPTNCGGRCSDPFIKW
- the LOC121371809 gene encoding whey acidic protein-like isoform X2, whose protein sequence is MQKLCTWRQCPVIYPVCGLSSVRIKTCGPGSGPVLDSNGIEMFCGRGSTRYACPGNTRCKTDPSGRFAVCCWAERKAVTKPGGCPKPRPGFDFCWARCSNDGDCPGPLKCCGRCVRECTTPVFKQKGGTCPITRSFGSKCIDYCQHDYNCPGNQKCCGRCPRVCKLPMSNSKPGKCDYAIIEFCSNLNPNGWCTTDSQCRGNQKCCPTNCGGRCSDPFIKW
- the LOC121371810 gene encoding perlwapin-like yields the protein MSKSRCSEYLLLLTTCVVLVLAVQARSPPRRHLCWNYRCRPGYVCKVIQPKCIRAPCPDARPVCVKRETPLEKCPPPKRGVFGPCVVRCRGDHECGPSQRCCGSCPRKCTNVASVKKGQCPIYPSLGRSRRRCGRPCKRDSDCFGVRKCCKAGRCGKMCMMPRIYHWFYHMFQD